A window from Diachasmimorpha longicaudata isolate KC_UGA_2023 chromosome 5, iyDiaLong2, whole genome shotgun sequence encodes these proteins:
- the LOC135162731 gene encoding odorant receptor 63a-like isoform X3, with the protein MGRDLDFWDHPYYKIMKTAATTVGIWPCQSIKDIIIYRFRLFFICIVQIQPQISAFWKYRNDLEIVLDTIAPFIVDIVFTLKLINLNYLLEQIREDWSIFSKNNGLYLLHYHSNFARKLSMVYMAGVYIGGLCYSTEPLQQIMLYHLLYSNITLQRRFSMPMDFGPINLGIWYYPLLLGSAFCILMILTVIGSCDLLLFMYAEHACGLFKGLGYAIEHLPSYNTTAKYDNSYDYMRRCALIHCRAINCLNSFAESVRDIFLWSFFGVIGLNMIIISLTAVQVMNNLNAVEKVLKYTIFVSMQMVHLFVECFTAQRLMDASFQLKETLTNAKWYNASRRTQRLIPLMLIRSQSPIVLTAGKIIVMNMSTFATVLKTAASYFTVLLAMQ; encoded by the exons ATGGGAAGAGATTTGGATTTTTGGGATCATCCCTACTACAAAATTATGAAGACAGCAGCCACCACAGTGGGTATATGGCCCTGCCAATCAATCAAGGACATTATCATCTATCGTTTTcggctttttttcatttgcatcGTTCAAATTCAGCCTCAG ATATCAGCTTTTTGGAAGTATCGAAATGATCTGGAAATCGTTTTGGATACAATCGCTCCTTTCATTGTAGACATAGTGTTTACCCTGAAATTGATAAAT ttgaattATCTCTTGGAACAAATTAGAGAAGACTGGagcattttttcgaaaaataacgGACTTTATTTGCTTCATTATCACAGTAATTTTGCACGAAAACTTTCGATGGTATATATGG CCGGAGTGTACATAGGCGGGCTTTGTTATTCAACTGAACCATTGCAACAAATTATGCTCTATCATCTTCTGTACTCCAATATCACCTTGCAAAGGAGATTTTCCATGCCAATGGATTTTGGCCCTATTAATTTGGGAATCTGGTATTACCCACTGTTACTAGGATCTGCATTTTGCATTTTAATGATTCTAACGGTTATCGGTTCCTGTGATTTACTACTATTCATGTATGCAGAGCATGCTTGCGGATTGTTTAAAGGATTGGG ATATGCAATTGAACATCTGCCGTCTTATAATACGACTGCGAAGTACGACAACAGTTATGATTATATGCGGAGATGTGCACTAATCCATTGTCGTGCAATAAA TTGTCTGAATAGTTTTGCAGAAAGTGTCAGAGATATTTTCCTTTGGTCATTCTTCGGGGTTATAGGATTGaatatgataataattagCTTAACTGCTGTACAG GTGATGAACAATCTAAATGCGGTGGAAAAAGTCCTCAAATATACGATATTTGTGTCCATGCAGATGGTACACCTATTCGTTGAATGTTTCACTGCTCAACGCTTAATGGACGCGAGTTTTCAACTCAAAGAGACTCT GACGAATGCAAAATGGTATAATGCGTCAAGGAGAACGCAGAGACTGATCCCTCTGATGCTCATACGAAGCCAATCTCCAATTGTTCTCACTgctggaaaaataattgttatgaATATGAGTACATTTGCTACG GTTCTTAAGACAGCAGCATCATACTTCACGGTACTGTTGGCTATGCAATGA
- the LOC135162731 gene encoding odorant receptor 63a-like isoform X5, protein MGRDLDFWDHPYYKIMKTAATTVGIWPCQSIKDIIIYRFRLFFICIVQIQPQISAFWKYRNDLEIVLDTIAPFIVDIVFTLKLINVCYHFKKLNYLLEQIREDWSIFSKNNGLYLLHYHSNFARKLSMVYMAGVYIGGLCYSTEPLQQIMLYHLLYSNITLQRRFSMPMDFGPINLGIWYYPLLLGSAFCILMILTVIGSCDLLLFMYAEHACGLFKGLGYAIEHLPSYNTTAKYDNSYDYMRRCALIHCRAINCLNSFAESVRDIFLWSFFGVIGLNMIIISLTAVQMVHLFVECFTAQRLMDASFQLKETLTNAKWYNASRRTQRLIPLMLIRSQSPIVLTAGKIIVMNMSTFATVLKTAASYFTVLLAMQ, encoded by the exons ATGGGAAGAGATTTGGATTTTTGGGATCATCCCTACTACAAAATTATGAAGACAGCAGCCACCACAGTGGGTATATGGCCCTGCCAATCAATCAAGGACATTATCATCTATCGTTTTcggctttttttcatttgcatcGTTCAAATTCAGCCTCAG ATATCAGCTTTTTGGAAGTATCGAAATGATCTGGAAATCGTTTTGGATACAATCGCTCCTTTCATTGTAGACATAGTGTTTACCCTGAAATTGATAAATGTATGCTACCATTTCAAAAAa ttgaattATCTCTTGGAACAAATTAGAGAAGACTGGagcattttttcgaaaaataacgGACTTTATTTGCTTCATTATCACAGTAATTTTGCACGAAAACTTTCGATGGTATATATGG CCGGAGTGTACATAGGCGGGCTTTGTTATTCAACTGAACCATTGCAACAAATTATGCTCTATCATCTTCTGTACTCCAATATCACCTTGCAAAGGAGATTTTCCATGCCAATGGATTTTGGCCCTATTAATTTGGGAATCTGGTATTACCCACTGTTACTAGGATCTGCATTTTGCATTTTAATGATTCTAACGGTTATCGGTTCCTGTGATTTACTACTATTCATGTATGCAGAGCATGCTTGCGGATTGTTTAAAGGATTGGG ATATGCAATTGAACATCTGCCGTCTTATAATACGACTGCGAAGTACGACAACAGTTATGATTATATGCGGAGATGTGCACTAATCCATTGTCGTGCAATAAA TTGTCTGAATAGTTTTGCAGAAAGTGTCAGAGATATTTTCCTTTGGTCATTCTTCGGGGTTATAGGATTGaatatgataataattagCTTAACTGCTGTACAG ATGGTACACCTATTCGTTGAATGTTTCACTGCTCAACGCTTAATGGACGCGAGTTTTCAACTCAAAGAGACTCT GACGAATGCAAAATGGTATAATGCGTCAAGGAGAACGCAGAGACTGATCCCTCTGATGCTCATACGAAGCCAATCTCCAATTGTTCTCACTgctggaaaaataattgttatgaATATGAGTACATTTGCTACG GTTCTTAAGACAGCAGCATCATACTTCACGGTACTGTTGGCTATGCAATGA
- the LOC135162731 gene encoding odorant receptor 63a-like isoform X1, with translation MGRDLDFWDHPYYKIMKTAATTVGIWPCQSIKDIIIYRFRLFFICIVQIQPQISAFWKYRNDLEIVLDTIAPFIVDIVFTLKLINVCYHFKKLNYLLEQIREDWSIFSKNNGLYLLHYHSNFARKLSMVYMAGVYIGGLCYSTEPLQQIMLYHLLYSNITLQRRFSMPMDFGPINLGIWYYPLLLGSAFCILMILTVIGSCDLLLFMYAEHACGLFKGLGYAIEHLPSYNTTAKYDNSYDYMRRCALIHCRAINCLNSFAESVRDIFLWSFFGVIGLNMIIISLTAVQVMNNLNAVEKVLKYTIFVSMQMVHLFVECFTAQRLMDASFQLKETLTNAKWYNASRRTQRLIPLMLIRSQSPIVLTAGKIIVMNMSTFATVLKTAASYFTVLLAMQ, from the exons ATGGGAAGAGATTTGGATTTTTGGGATCATCCCTACTACAAAATTATGAAGACAGCAGCCACCACAGTGGGTATATGGCCCTGCCAATCAATCAAGGACATTATCATCTATCGTTTTcggctttttttcatttgcatcGTTCAAATTCAGCCTCAG ATATCAGCTTTTTGGAAGTATCGAAATGATCTGGAAATCGTTTTGGATACAATCGCTCCTTTCATTGTAGACATAGTGTTTACCCTGAAATTGATAAATGTATGCTACCATTTCAAAAAa ttgaattATCTCTTGGAACAAATTAGAGAAGACTGGagcattttttcgaaaaataacgGACTTTATTTGCTTCATTATCACAGTAATTTTGCACGAAAACTTTCGATGGTATATATGG CCGGAGTGTACATAGGCGGGCTTTGTTATTCAACTGAACCATTGCAACAAATTATGCTCTATCATCTTCTGTACTCCAATATCACCTTGCAAAGGAGATTTTCCATGCCAATGGATTTTGGCCCTATTAATTTGGGAATCTGGTATTACCCACTGTTACTAGGATCTGCATTTTGCATTTTAATGATTCTAACGGTTATCGGTTCCTGTGATTTACTACTATTCATGTATGCAGAGCATGCTTGCGGATTGTTTAAAGGATTGGG ATATGCAATTGAACATCTGCCGTCTTATAATACGACTGCGAAGTACGACAACAGTTATGATTATATGCGGAGATGTGCACTAATCCATTGTCGTGCAATAAA TTGTCTGAATAGTTTTGCAGAAAGTGTCAGAGATATTTTCCTTTGGTCATTCTTCGGGGTTATAGGATTGaatatgataataattagCTTAACTGCTGTACAG GTGATGAACAATCTAAATGCGGTGGAAAAAGTCCTCAAATATACGATATTTGTGTCCATGCAGATGGTACACCTATTCGTTGAATGTTTCACTGCTCAACGCTTAATGGACGCGAGTTTTCAACTCAAAGAGACTCT GACGAATGCAAAATGGTATAATGCGTCAAGGAGAACGCAGAGACTGATCCCTCTGATGCTCATACGAAGCCAATCTCCAATTGTTCTCACTgctggaaaaataattgttatgaATATGAGTACATTTGCTACG GTTCTTAAGACAGCAGCATCATACTTCACGGTACTGTTGGCTATGCAATGA
- the LOC135162731 gene encoding odorant receptor 63a-like isoform X7 gives MGRDLDFWDHPYYKIMKTAATTVGIWPCQSIKDIIIYRFRLFFICIVQIQPQLNYLLEQIREDWSIFSKNNGLYLLHYHSNFARKLSMVYMAGVYIGGLCYSTEPLQQIMLYHLLYSNITLQRRFSMPMDFGPINLGIWYYPLLLGSAFCILMILTVIGSCDLLLFMYAEHACGLFKGLGYAIEHLPSYNTTAKYDNSYDYMRRCALIHCRAINCLNSFAESVRDIFLWSFFGVIGLNMIIISLTAVQVMNNLNAVEKVLKYTIFVSMQMVHLFVECFTAQRLMDASFQLKETLTNAKWYNASRRTQRLIPLMLIRSQSPIVLTAGKIIVMNMSTFATVLKTAASYFTVLLAMQ, from the exons ATGGGAAGAGATTTGGATTTTTGGGATCATCCCTACTACAAAATTATGAAGACAGCAGCCACCACAGTGGGTATATGGCCCTGCCAATCAATCAAGGACATTATCATCTATCGTTTTcggctttttttcatttgcatcGTTCAAATTCAGCCTCAG ttgaattATCTCTTGGAACAAATTAGAGAAGACTGGagcattttttcgaaaaataacgGACTTTATTTGCTTCATTATCACAGTAATTTTGCACGAAAACTTTCGATGGTATATATGG CCGGAGTGTACATAGGCGGGCTTTGTTATTCAACTGAACCATTGCAACAAATTATGCTCTATCATCTTCTGTACTCCAATATCACCTTGCAAAGGAGATTTTCCATGCCAATGGATTTTGGCCCTATTAATTTGGGAATCTGGTATTACCCACTGTTACTAGGATCTGCATTTTGCATTTTAATGATTCTAACGGTTATCGGTTCCTGTGATTTACTACTATTCATGTATGCAGAGCATGCTTGCGGATTGTTTAAAGGATTGGG ATATGCAATTGAACATCTGCCGTCTTATAATACGACTGCGAAGTACGACAACAGTTATGATTATATGCGGAGATGTGCACTAATCCATTGTCGTGCAATAAA TTGTCTGAATAGTTTTGCAGAAAGTGTCAGAGATATTTTCCTTTGGTCATTCTTCGGGGTTATAGGATTGaatatgataataattagCTTAACTGCTGTACAG GTGATGAACAATCTAAATGCGGTGGAAAAAGTCCTCAAATATACGATATTTGTGTCCATGCAGATGGTACACCTATTCGTTGAATGTTTCACTGCTCAACGCTTAATGGACGCGAGTTTTCAACTCAAAGAGACTCT GACGAATGCAAAATGGTATAATGCGTCAAGGAGAACGCAGAGACTGATCCCTCTGATGCTCATACGAAGCCAATCTCCAATTGTTCTCACTgctggaaaaataattgttatgaATATGAGTACATTTGCTACG GTTCTTAAGACAGCAGCATCATACTTCACGGTACTGTTGGCTATGCAATGA
- the LOC135162731 gene encoding odorant receptor 67c-like isoform X6, which produces MGRDLDFWDHPYYKIMKTAATTVGIWPCQSIKDIIIYRFRLFFICIVQIQPQISAFWKYRNDLEIVLDTIAPFIVDIVFTLKLINVCYHFKKLNYLLEQIREDWSIFSKNNGLYLLHYHSNFARKLSMVYMAGVYIGGLCYSTEPLQQIMLYHLLYSNITLQRRFSMPMDFGPINLGIWYYPLLLGSAFCILMILTVIGSCDLLLFMYAEHACGLFKGLGYAIEHLPSYNTTAKYDNSYDYMRRCALIHCRAINFAESVRDIFLWSFFGVIGLNMIIISLTAVQMVHLFVECFTAQRLMDASFQLKETLTNAKWYNASRRTQRLIPLMLIRSQSPIVLTAGKIIVMNMSTFATVLKTAASYFTVLLAMQ; this is translated from the exons ATGGGAAGAGATTTGGATTTTTGGGATCATCCCTACTACAAAATTATGAAGACAGCAGCCACCACAGTGGGTATATGGCCCTGCCAATCAATCAAGGACATTATCATCTATCGTTTTcggctttttttcatttgcatcGTTCAAATTCAGCCTCAG ATATCAGCTTTTTGGAAGTATCGAAATGATCTGGAAATCGTTTTGGATACAATCGCTCCTTTCATTGTAGACATAGTGTTTACCCTGAAATTGATAAATGTATGCTACCATTTCAAAAAa ttgaattATCTCTTGGAACAAATTAGAGAAGACTGGagcattttttcgaaaaataacgGACTTTATTTGCTTCATTATCACAGTAATTTTGCACGAAAACTTTCGATGGTATATATGG CCGGAGTGTACATAGGCGGGCTTTGTTATTCAACTGAACCATTGCAACAAATTATGCTCTATCATCTTCTGTACTCCAATATCACCTTGCAAAGGAGATTTTCCATGCCAATGGATTTTGGCCCTATTAATTTGGGAATCTGGTATTACCCACTGTTACTAGGATCTGCATTTTGCATTTTAATGATTCTAACGGTTATCGGTTCCTGTGATTTACTACTATTCATGTATGCAGAGCATGCTTGCGGATTGTTTAAAGGATTGGG ATATGCAATTGAACATCTGCCGTCTTATAATACGACTGCGAAGTACGACAACAGTTATGATTATATGCGGAGATGTGCACTAATCCATTGTCGTGCAATAAA TTTTGCAGAAAGTGTCAGAGATATTTTCCTTTGGTCATTCTTCGGGGTTATAGGATTGaatatgataataattagCTTAACTGCTGTACAG ATGGTACACCTATTCGTTGAATGTTTCACTGCTCAACGCTTAATGGACGCGAGTTTTCAACTCAAAGAGACTCT GACGAATGCAAAATGGTATAATGCGTCAAGGAGAACGCAGAGACTGATCCCTCTGATGCTCATACGAAGCCAATCTCCAATTGTTCTCACTgctggaaaaataattgttatgaATATGAGTACATTTGCTACG GTTCTTAAGACAGCAGCATCATACTTCACGGTACTGTTGGCTATGCAATGA
- the LOC135162731 gene encoding odorant receptor 63a-like isoform X2: protein MGRDLDFWDHPYYKIMKTAATTVGIWPCQSIKDIIIYRFRLFFICIVQIQPQISAFWKYRNDLEIVLDTIAPFIVDIVFTLKLINVCYHFKKLNYLLEQIREDWSIFSKNNGLYLLHYHSNFARKLSMVYMAGVYIGGLCYSTEPLQQIMLYHLLYSNITLQRRFSMPMDFGPINLGIWYYPLLLGSAFCILMILTVIGSCDLLLFMYAEHACGLFKGLGYAIEHLPSYNTTAKYDNSYDYMRRCALIHCRAINFAESVRDIFLWSFFGVIGLNMIIISLTAVQVMNNLNAVEKVLKYTIFVSMQMVHLFVECFTAQRLMDASFQLKETLTNAKWYNASRRTQRLIPLMLIRSQSPIVLTAGKIIVMNMSTFATVLKTAASYFTVLLAMQ from the exons ATGGGAAGAGATTTGGATTTTTGGGATCATCCCTACTACAAAATTATGAAGACAGCAGCCACCACAGTGGGTATATGGCCCTGCCAATCAATCAAGGACATTATCATCTATCGTTTTcggctttttttcatttgcatcGTTCAAATTCAGCCTCAG ATATCAGCTTTTTGGAAGTATCGAAATGATCTGGAAATCGTTTTGGATACAATCGCTCCTTTCATTGTAGACATAGTGTTTACCCTGAAATTGATAAATGTATGCTACCATTTCAAAAAa ttgaattATCTCTTGGAACAAATTAGAGAAGACTGGagcattttttcgaaaaataacgGACTTTATTTGCTTCATTATCACAGTAATTTTGCACGAAAACTTTCGATGGTATATATGG CCGGAGTGTACATAGGCGGGCTTTGTTATTCAACTGAACCATTGCAACAAATTATGCTCTATCATCTTCTGTACTCCAATATCACCTTGCAAAGGAGATTTTCCATGCCAATGGATTTTGGCCCTATTAATTTGGGAATCTGGTATTACCCACTGTTACTAGGATCTGCATTTTGCATTTTAATGATTCTAACGGTTATCGGTTCCTGTGATTTACTACTATTCATGTATGCAGAGCATGCTTGCGGATTGTTTAAAGGATTGGG ATATGCAATTGAACATCTGCCGTCTTATAATACGACTGCGAAGTACGACAACAGTTATGATTATATGCGGAGATGTGCACTAATCCATTGTCGTGCAATAAA TTTTGCAGAAAGTGTCAGAGATATTTTCCTTTGGTCATTCTTCGGGGTTATAGGATTGaatatgataataattagCTTAACTGCTGTACAG GTGATGAACAATCTAAATGCGGTGGAAAAAGTCCTCAAATATACGATATTTGTGTCCATGCAGATGGTACACCTATTCGTTGAATGTTTCACTGCTCAACGCTTAATGGACGCGAGTTTTCAACTCAAAGAGACTCT GACGAATGCAAAATGGTATAATGCGTCAAGGAGAACGCAGAGACTGATCCCTCTGATGCTCATACGAAGCCAATCTCCAATTGTTCTCACTgctggaaaaataattgttatgaATATGAGTACATTTGCTACG GTTCTTAAGACAGCAGCATCATACTTCACGGTACTGTTGGCTATGCAATGA
- the LOC135162731 gene encoding odorant receptor 63a-like isoform X4, giving the protein MALPINQGHYHLSFSAFFHLHRSNSASVSLNTVQISAFWKYRNDLEIVLDTIAPFIVDIVFTLKLINVCYHFKKLNYLLEQIREDWSIFSKNNGLYLLHYHSNFARKLSMVYMAGVYIGGLCYSTEPLQQIMLYHLLYSNITLQRRFSMPMDFGPINLGIWYYPLLLGSAFCILMILTVIGSCDLLLFMYAEHACGLFKGLGYAIEHLPSYNTTAKYDNSYDYMRRCALIHCRAINCLNSFAESVRDIFLWSFFGVIGLNMIIISLTAVQVMNNLNAVEKVLKYTIFVSMQMVHLFVECFTAQRLMDASFQLKETLTNAKWYNASRRTQRLIPLMLIRSQSPIVLTAGKIIVMNMSTFATVLKTAASYFTVLLAMQ; this is encoded by the exons ATGGCCCTGCCAATCAATCAAGGACATTATCATCTATCGTTTTcggctttttttcatttgcatcGTTCAAATTCAGCCTCAG TATCTTTGAATACCGTGCAGATATCAGCTTTTTGGAAGTATCGAAATGATCTGGAAATCGTTTTGGATACAATCGCTCCTTTCATTGTAGACATAGTGTTTACCCTGAAATTGATAAATGTATGCTACCATTTCAAAAAa ttgaattATCTCTTGGAACAAATTAGAGAAGACTGGagcattttttcgaaaaataacgGACTTTATTTGCTTCATTATCACAGTAATTTTGCACGAAAACTTTCGATGGTATATATGG CCGGAGTGTACATAGGCGGGCTTTGTTATTCAACTGAACCATTGCAACAAATTATGCTCTATCATCTTCTGTACTCCAATATCACCTTGCAAAGGAGATTTTCCATGCCAATGGATTTTGGCCCTATTAATTTGGGAATCTGGTATTACCCACTGTTACTAGGATCTGCATTTTGCATTTTAATGATTCTAACGGTTATCGGTTCCTGTGATTTACTACTATTCATGTATGCAGAGCATGCTTGCGGATTGTTTAAAGGATTGGG ATATGCAATTGAACATCTGCCGTCTTATAATACGACTGCGAAGTACGACAACAGTTATGATTATATGCGGAGATGTGCACTAATCCATTGTCGTGCAATAAA TTGTCTGAATAGTTTTGCAGAAAGTGTCAGAGATATTTTCCTTTGGTCATTCTTCGGGGTTATAGGATTGaatatgataataattagCTTAACTGCTGTACAG GTGATGAACAATCTAAATGCGGTGGAAAAAGTCCTCAAATATACGATATTTGTGTCCATGCAGATGGTACACCTATTCGTTGAATGTTTCACTGCTCAACGCTTAATGGACGCGAGTTTTCAACTCAAAGAGACTCT GACGAATGCAAAATGGTATAATGCGTCAAGGAGAACGCAGAGACTGATCCCTCTGATGCTCATACGAAGCCAATCTCCAATTGTTCTCACTgctggaaaaataattgttatgaATATGAGTACATTTGCTACG GTTCTTAAGACAGCAGCATCATACTTCACGGTACTGTTGGCTATGCAATGA